Proteins co-encoded in one bacterium genomic window:
- a CDS encoding HNH endonuclease, with protein sequence MRGIRTHKPRVDHSVSLPSPGRLSSRVLVLNATYEPVHICNVYRAIVMIFKGVAVMQEQGLFHLRSVSSSYPAPSVIRLIHFVHIPFRKKLASKNNILIRDRFSCQYCGKPLKSQEVTLDHIVPKSRGGESNWENLAACCPSCNVQKGSRLPEEAGLTLLKDPRKGSTYHFIHLLRHYGSVDEKWKKYLFYS encoded by the coding sequence ATGAGAGGGATTCGCACTCACAAACCCCGCGTCGATCACTCCGTCTCTCTTCCTTCCCCTGGCAGATTGAGCAGCCGCGTTCTTGTATTAAACGCCACATACGAACCAGTTCACATTTGCAATGTTTATCGCGCCATTGTCATGATTTTTAAGGGTGTTGCTGTCATGCAGGAACAGGGTCTTTTTCATCTTCGGTCAGTTAGCTCCAGCTATCCAGCGCCTTCAGTGATCCGTCTGATTCACTTTGTCCATATTCCTTTCCGCAAGAAGCTGGCTTCGAAAAACAACATCCTGATTCGGGACCGTTTCTCCTGCCAGTACTGCGGAAAACCGCTGAAGTCGCAGGAAGTAACGCTGGATCATATCGTTCCAAAGTCCCGCGGGGGGGAATCGAACTGGGAGAACCTGGCCGCCTGCTGCCCCAGTTGCAATGTCCAGAAAGGGAGCCGTCTCCCGGAAGAAGCCGGGCTCACTCTGTTGAAGGATCCACGGAAGGGCTCAACCTATCACTTCATCCATCTGCTTCGCCATTACGGGAGCGTGGATGAGAAGTGGAAAAAGTACCTTTTCTATTCGTAG